In one window of Paraflavitalea soli DNA:
- a CDS encoding YceI family protein — protein MRTQQFLLSALCLFGIYHFTACRETEKAIPAKLVTAAVAAPEPIAAATGYELQPKESFIYWKGNTVTGGGHAGTLRPVSGNLAADAGGKWVGGYFVIDMNTILSTDPDNRGAEDGLVKHLKDPDFFDVPRFPKAYFTMLKATPGANDSSFTITGQLNLKNIVREITFPATLQATGELIRARASMIIDRTKWGVNYKSGNIFLNLKDDAISDLVPIRLDLVFKKTKG, from the coding sequence ATGCGTACACAACAGTTCCTTTTATCAGCCTTATGCCTGTTCGGTATTTATCATTTCACCGCCTGCCGGGAGACAGAAAAAGCCATCCCCGCCAAACTGGTTACAGCAGCCGTGGCAGCTCCTGAACCCATTGCTGCGGCAACAGGTTATGAGCTGCAGCCAAAAGAAAGCTTTATATATTGGAAAGGCAACACTGTTACCGGAGGTGGGCATGCAGGTACCTTGAGGCCTGTATCGGGCAACCTCGCAGCCGATGCCGGTGGCAAATGGGTGGGTGGCTATTTTGTGATCGACATGAATACCATCCTGTCTACCGACCCGGACAACAGAGGAGCGGAAGATGGCCTGGTAAAGCATTTAAAAGATCCCGACTTCTTTGATGTGCCAAGATTTCCCAAAGCTTATTTTACGATGCTGAAAGCAACGCCCGGCGCCAACGACAGCAGCTTTACCATCACCGGTCAGCTCAACCTTAAGAATATTGTCCGCGAGATCACCTTCCCGGCTACCCTCCAGGCCACCGGAGAACTTATCAGGGCCCGTGCCTCTATGATCATCGACCGTACCAAATGGGGCGTCAATTATAAGTCGGGCAATATATTCCTCAATCTCAAGGACGATGCTATTTCCGACCTGGTACCCATTCGCCTGGACCTGGTATTTAAAAAAACTAAGGGGTAG
- a CDS encoding winged helix-turn-helix domain-containing protein produces MRWKTLLAMAVALVLIISWTATREGKSIPAYDKANEMIMMRNIGHQLLLHVGDSTSRVLPVQQTGEHEYVLRFASPFTFVPDSLVKAIDRVVKKHRLPPTYLVEVITCLNDDVVFGYSIFKDSTNNIVPCRGRAQVMGCYKIKLQFPATAEAAVPDYFLPGSLAAICLSLLVRFLYKKRNNTHSGGASIAFATAPAPATATTDPDPEPTLEVPANFIPLGRYRFYTGRQQLQFDQETIPLTAKESKLLQVFAASPNVVIDRDRLLKEVWEDEGVITGRSLDMFVSKLRKRLQLDAGISIINVHGKGYKLAIDDSK; encoded by the coding sequence ATGCGATGGAAGACCCTGCTGGCTATGGCTGTAGCCCTTGTGCTGATCATTTCCTGGACCGCTACGCGGGAGGGGAAATCAATACCGGCTTATGACAAAGCGAATGAAATGATCATGATGCGGAATATCGGGCACCAGCTGCTCCTGCATGTGGGCGACTCCACTTCCCGCGTACTGCCTGTTCAACAGACCGGGGAACATGAATACGTATTGCGTTTTGCCAGCCCCTTCACTTTTGTTCCCGATTCGCTGGTAAAAGCCATCGACCGGGTGGTCAAAAAACACCGGCTCCCTCCTACCTACCTGGTGGAAGTGATCACCTGCCTCAACGATGATGTGGTATTTGGCTACTCTATTTTCAAGGATAGCACCAATAATATTGTGCCCTGTAGAGGCAGAGCCCAGGTAATGGGTTGCTATAAGATCAAACTGCAATTCCCTGCTACAGCTGAGGCCGCTGTCCCTGATTACTTCCTACCCGGCAGCCTGGCAGCCATCTGCTTATCCTTGCTGGTAAGATTCCTGTATAAAAAAAGGAACAACACCCATAGCGGAGGCGCGTCCATTGCATTCGCAACAGCGCCCGCCCCTGCAACGGCTACTACCGATCCCGATCCGGAACCAACGCTGGAAGTACCGGCTAATTTTATCCCACTGGGGCGCTACCGCTTTTATACAGGCAGGCAACAACTGCAATTTGACCAGGAGACGATACCGCTTACAGCCAAAGAATCGAAGTTGCTACAGGTTTTTGCCGCCAGTCCTAATGTAGTGATCGACCGCGACAGGTTGTTGAAAGAAGTGTGGGAAGATGAAGGGGTCATTACGGGACGCAGCCTAGACATGTTTGTGTCGAAGCTACGCAAGCGATTGCAATTGGATGCCGGTATCAGCATCATTAATGTACATGGCAAGGGATACAAACTGGCCATTGATGATTCAAAATAA